GCCCGGCATGTACAGGCGCAGGGCCCCCGTGGCGATGACAATCCGGTGGCCCATGGCTTTATGACGCAGCAGGGCCTGTACCTGCGGTTCCAGCCACTGCATGCGGGTTTTCAGGCTTTCCGCCGCCGGATGTGTTCTCTCAAGGGGTACCCCGGCCAAGGTATGACGCAACAGGCGCTCCTTGATCCGGGTGCGCAGGTCCAGCTCTCCGCGCTGGCCTGTCAGCACGCCACAGGTGGCCCTGACAAAAGCCCACACAACAACGGGCCAGCCCACAACGCCCGCCAGAAAGAACAGCAGGGTGTCTTTCCTGACCAGGGTGCCGTCAAAATCGAAAAAAGCGATAGATTTCATAACTCCACTGTTACACGAAAGCCGCAGGAGAGAGCAAATTTCCGCCCGGTCCTGTGCAAATCTGTTGACTTTGGCCGGGTGGGCTCTGTATCCCGGCATCTCCCATAGGCATAAAAGAAAAGCAGGCAAGGAACACTTGACCACATTCGAGGAACTGGGGCTTGGGCCCGACACACTGCGGGCCATTGGCGAGATGGGATATGCCCAGCCCACGCCCATCCAGGCCCAGGCCATACCCCAGGTGCTGCAGGGCCGCGATGTTCTGGGATGCGCCCAGACCGGCACGGGCAAGACGGCGTCCTTCACCCTGCCCATGATTGATATTCTGGCATCCGGCCGGGCGCGGGCGCGCATGCCCCGTTCCCTGATCCTGGAGCCAACACGGGAACTGGCCGCCCAGGTGGCCCAGAATTTCGAATCCTTCGGCAAGTATCACAAACTGTCCATGGTCCTGCTGGTGGGGGGGGAATCCTTCACCGATCAGGTAAAAAAGCTGGAACGTGGCGTGGATGTGCTGATCGCCACACCGGGACGCATGATCGACCTGTTCGAGCGGGGCAACATCCTGCTGAATGATATCAAAATCCTCGTGATTGACGAGGCGGACCGCATGCTGGACATGGGATTCATCCCGGATATCGAGCGGATTGTGGGCCTGCTGCCCCGCATGCGCCAGACCCTGTTCTTCTCGGCTACCATGGCTCCGGAAATCCGCCGCCTGACTGATGCTTTCCTGCAGAACCCGAAGGAAATCACGGTGGCCCCGCCGGCGTCTACCACAGCCTCGGTAACCCAGGGACTGGCCATTGTTGACGTTATGGACAAGCGCGAGGCCCTGCGCCATCTGCTGCGTACGGAAAGCGTGAAGAACGCCTTTGTGTTCTGCAACCGCAAGCGCGATGTGGCTGTTGTTTACCGCTCCCTGCGCCGGCATGGATTCAAGGCCGGGGAGCTGCACGGCGACATGCCCCAGCACCGGCGGAACGAGACACTGGACGCCTTCCGTAAAGGCGAAATTGACATCATGGTCTGCAGCGATGTGGCGGCCCGGGGCATTGACATTGCCGATGTCAGCCATGTGTTCAACTTCGATGTGCCCATCCATGCCGAGGACTATGTGCATCGTATCGGCCGTACAGGCCGGGCGGGGAAGGAAGGGCGGGCCCTGTCCCTGGCGACGCCGCTGGATGGCAAGCATGTGGAAGCCATCACGAAACTGATCGGCAAGGACATTCCCCGCATCCAGATCGAGGGCATGTCCCTGCCGGATTTTGTATCGGAAGAAGACGCGAGGACTATGGCCCGTGGCGGACGTCGGCCTGTGCGCAGGCCCGTCCCGGTGCGAAAAGACGACCAGCCGGTGGCGGGACAGCCGGAAGCTGGCGCGCCTCCTGCCCGGAGGCCTTCACGTCACAGGCTCCCCCGCGACAGCAGGCCTGTGCGGCCTTCCGGTGAACAGCCTGACCATCGCCAGCATCGCCGTCGGGGACGGGACGAAGATGATGCAGGTACAGCACCCGTAACCGGCTTCGGCGAGCAGGTTCCCGCCTTTCTCCTGCGGACCTTTAAAAGTCTTGCTCCCGCTGTGCCACGACCAGAGCCGGAACAGCCGGTGGATACTGACAACCCTGCTTCCGGAAACCGGAACGGCACACTCCAGGATCATGGCCACTGATCCTTTGCCGTACTACCGCGCCCATGTGTTCTGCTGCACCAATGTGCGGCCGGAGGGGCATCCGCGCGGATCGTGTGGCAGTGCGGGCAGCGAGGCGCTGCGCAACTATGTAAAGGCACGGGCGAAGGAACTGGGACTGGAGGGCGTGCGGGTCAATTCCTGCGGCTGCCTGGACCGGTGCGAGCTGGGACCCGTGATGGTCATCTATCCGGAAGGGGTCTGGTATAAATACACCACGCGCGAGGATGTGGACGAGATCCTGACATCCCGCCTGGTGCAGGGCCAGCGGGTGGAGCGGCTGATGCTGCGGCCGGAAGACAGTTCTGCGAAATCCCCGAAGTCATGAGTGAAGACACCATTTTCGCGCTGGCCAGCGGGCAGGGACGGGCCGGAGTGGCCGTATTCCGCCTGTCCGGGCCGCATGCAGTCGCGGCTGCGGAACACCTGTCCGGAAAGGCATTGCCACCAGCCCGTACGGCAGCCCTGCGTACCCTCCGTGATCCTGCCGGCGGTGAGGTTCTGGATCACGCTCTGGTGATTTTTTTCCCCGGTCCCAACAGCTTTACGGGCGAGGATGTGGTGGAATTCCACACCCACGGGGGCCGGGCTGTGACCACAGCCGTGGTGGAAGTTCTGTCGCGCCTGCCGGGCCTGCGCCTGGCGGAGCCGGGGGAATTCAGCCGCCGGGCTTTTGAAAACGGAAAGATGGACCTGACGGCGGTGGAGGGAATCGCCGATCTGGTGGATGCGGAAACAGCCGCCCAGCGACGCCAGGCCTTGCGCCAGATGGAGGGAGAGCTGGGCCGCCTGTACGGCCAGTGGCGCGAAAAACTTCTCCGGGCGCTGGCCTGGTGTGAGGCGTATCTGGACTTTCCGGACGAGGGTCTGCCGCCCGAAGTGGCCGAAAAAGTCTGGGCCAGCGTGGCGGATGTGCGCCAGGCGATCCAGACCCATCTGGATGATGATCACCGGGGCGAGCGGCTGCGGGATGGTTTTTCTGTGGCCATTGTGGGTGCTCCCAACGCAGGAAAGTCCAGTTTGCTGAATGCACTGGCAAGGCGGGAGGCCGCCATCGTCTCGGCCCAGGCCGGAACCACCCGGGACGTGATCGAGGTTCATCTGGATCTGGGCGGTTTTCCCGTCATAATGGCGGATACAGCGGGCCTGCGGGAGTCAGGCGACACCATCGAGGGCGAGGGCATTCGCCGCGCGCTGGCCCGCGCCGGACAGGCAGACCTGAAACTGGCGGTGTTTGACGTCGCGATGCCTCTGGATGAAGCGACACTGGCTCTGGTGGATGGCAATACTCTACCTGTCCTGAACAAGACGGATGCGGTCCAGAATCAACTACCACGGACTGTGTCCGGCCAGCCGGCTTTTCCCGTGTCCGTGCAGACGGGGGAGGGGATGGCGACCTTGCTGAAGATCCTGGAAAAGGCTGTGGCTGCACGCCTGGAAGGGCAGGGAGGGCCACCCCTGACGCGGACCCGGCACCGGGCGGCGCTGGAGGATTGTGTGGCAGCGCTGGCGCGGGCGGGGGAGGCAAGGCTGCCCGAACTGGCGGCCGAGGATCTGCGCCTGGCCGTGCGCCACATCGGCCGCATCACTGGCCACGCGGATGTGGAAGAGGTTCTGGACATCATCTTCCGCGATTTCTGCATCGGGAAGTAAGAACCTTACCTCACCCTCAGGGTGAGAGGTGAAGACTTTGCACTCTCTCCAGTGAAAACTGGCTTCCTGGCTGCAGGCCGCTCTTGCCTGCCGGGTTATACAGGTCCAGGAACAGAAGAGAGGCCGGATCCGGCGAGGTGTTTGAACAATGCCTCTGGTGTTCCTTCCAGAACAGGGTTCAGGAAAAGCTGTCGGGCGACGCCCTGCAGTCTGGAGGTACCCATGCCTGACAGGGATGTTCTGCAGTTTTCCATGAAATCCCTGCAGGCCTGGATGACAGTTACCGCATGGTCAATCTTCTGTCCGTGTGCTGCAGTTACCTGGTGCAGCCATGAAGTGCCCAGAGAGACCAGAACATCCCAGGCATGACGGCGGCTGATATCTTGCAGAAGGCGGACGGATACGGCTGTATCCCGGGCTGTTCTTTCATTGATTTCTGTCCACACTTCAGGGATCAGCGAGGCCGTCCGGCGCCCTGTATCAACGCCGGGGTCAGCCATGAAATGCTGTACCAGGGCCTCTCGCCATGACGGAATATGGGGACATGTCACGGCAAAGAGGGGATCGTGCCCGGACGGATCTTCCCACGGTTCGCGCTCTGTCTGGTGCTCCAGAAAGCCGTTCTTCAGCCACTGGTCTGTCTGTACACCGGAGAGAATCCTGTTTCTGGCTTTCGGATCCATGTCCAGAAGCGCAAAGGGCAGGGCTCCCAGCCGGAAACAGTCAGCCGGTGTCAGCTTCTGCGCAACGGGTAGATGCAATCCCTTTCTGATCAGGGATTCCATATCCCCTTCAGCCTGTGCATTGCCGAAGATGACCTCCCGGAAATATCGGGCAACGTCTGCTTTTTTGTCGCTGCTGAAACATGCGGCCAGTTCAGGATATTTTTCGAAACGCAGGACCAGAAGTCCGTAATTCCCGGAATTGTTCTGGCTGGAAATCTGTTCTGCGAAAGTCCTGCAAAAAGCCGGAGCCAGGATTTTGTCCGGGCGGATGGCCAGCCAGAAATCTTCCAGAGTTCTGTGTTTCCTGCTGATTTCAGCAGGTCCTTGATAGGAATGGTCAGGCCGGATCAGGCCCCAGACAATCCCACGGACCTGCTCTTCTGATATTTCCAGCACCAGGGACGGAACCTGAATTCGTGCTGTTACAACGCACAATGCAGCACCTGTGTAGTTCCAGTTGCGCATGGTATTGTTGAGGCGTTCCTGCAGGAGGGACTGTATTTCTGCAGCTTCCTGACGGGTAACGTCCTGTGCCAGGAGCTCCGGAACCCACAGGTTCGGGTTCCATGGAAAATTTCCAGCGCAAAAGGCTGCCCGTCCCGGCTTGTCCTTCATACCCTCAAGTGCAGACCTGACAAGGGCGCGGCTGATCTGCTCATGAACCATGTGGGAATATGACTGCATTGGACGGATCCCTGGATCTGTTGCTCCAGCGGGATTTTACAGTATCCCTCTGCAAGTAATTGCTTTTACTTTACGGACACGCCGCAAAGCCATCCCGGACAGCGGGGCCGCCCAAGGCCTGTGCGATGGTGCGCACGTTGTGGTCGATCATGCCGGCGTATGTGCCCTCGCATGTTCCCGGTGCGCCCAGAGCGTCCGAGTACAGCGTGCCGCCGATGCGCACGTTATGGCCCCGGGCCCGGGCGCCTTCCACCAGGGCACGGACAGTGCGGTCGGACACGCTGGTTTCCACAAAGACCGCCGGGATTTTCTTTTCCACCAGAAGGGTGACCAGATCCTCGATCTGCTTCAGGCCGGCTTCAGAATCCGTGCTGATGCCCTGGATGCCCCGTACTTCCAGTCCGTAGGCGCGGCCCAGATAGCCAAAAGCGTCATGGGCCGTGACCAGAATGCGGGCCTGTGTCGGGATGGTGGCCAAAGTCTTGCGTGCATGGCTGTCCAGGTCCGACAGCTTTTTCCAGTATGCGGCGGCTCCGGCGGCCAGTTCCCTGTCCATGTCTGGCAAAATGGTTTCCACTGACTGCTGCACAAAGGGAATGGCAGAAGCCCACAGGCTTGCATCCATCCAGATATGGGGGTCGTGGTGGCCCGCAAATTCCGGCGGCGAGGTCAGACGGCTTTTGTCAATGCCGTCCCCCAGACAGAATACCTTCCGGCCGCTGTCGGCCATGCGCTGGAGCGCGTCGGTCATCTTGCCTTCCAGCAGCAGGCCGTTGCAGAACACCGCGTCGGCTTTCAGCATTTTCGCAGTGTCCGACCGGGTGAGCCGGTACAGGTGCGGATCCACTCCTTCGCCCATCAGGTGCTCGACAGTCACGTGGTCACCGGCGATGGCCCGGACCATGTCGGCGACCTGGGCTGTGGTGGTGACAATGTAGGGCCGGTCAGCCGCCCGGACGGGCAGGACCAGAAGAAAAACTGCTGCAAGGCAGATCAGAAAACGGATCATCAGACTTCCTCGAAGTCGGCCTGGGTCAGAAACTTTTTCAGGCGCTCGTTGTCGGGGCGGGTGAGCAGGGCGGCATCGCCCCGTGCCTCTACCTTGCCATCGCACATGAAAATTACCTGGTCTGCTGCGTGGCGGGCAAAGGCGATATGGTGGGTAATCAGAAAAATACCGATACTGCGTTCCTTCAGATGGGCCAGTTTCGACAGGATCCGGGCGGTCTGTTCCACGTCCAGGGCAGACGTAATTTCATCCAGGAGGATATAGCGGGGGTTGAGGATCAGTGCGCGGGCCAGTGCCACCCGCTGCCGCTGTCCCACCGAGGCCTGGTTGGGATAGCTGTTGATGAAATGATCCATCTCGAACAGGGCGATCAGGTCCTGCAGGTCCTTTTCCGCGTTGCTGTTGTGGTTGCGGGCCGGCAGCAGGATATTCTCGCGCAGTGTCAGGTGTGGCCACAGGAACAGGGACTGGAACACCACAGTCACGTAGGGCCACGGGGCCTGTATGACCTCGCCTTTTTTCAGGGGAAAGGAAAACTCCCGTCCCTCAATGGCTACAGTTCCCTTGTCCGGATAATCCAGCAGCGCCAGCGCGCGCAGCAAGGTCGTCTTGCCGGTGCCCGAGGGGCCGATAACACAGGTCACCTGGCCCGGGGCGATGTCAAGGTCGATCCCGCGCAGAATGCTGCGCTCGTCAAAAGATTTATGGACGTTCCGGACAGTGAGCATTACGGAGAATCTTTGTACGGGCTGGCAACACGCAGCCAGGTTTTTCCCGGCTCCGGTTCCCATTTGCGCATCAGGCGGTCCATGGTCCCGTCGTTCAGAAGATCGCGGATGATGTCGTCCAGGAAGGCCTTCAGGACCATTTCGTTGCGGTCAACGGCCAGGCTGAAGGCCTGGATTTTCACAGGCGTACTGCGGGCAACGGGTCTGATTTTCGTCTCGCTGCTTTTGTTGAACTGGTATACGCCATTGTCGTCCCACAGCAGTGCGTCGGCCTTTCTGGTGGCAAGCTGCAGCCCGAAAGACCCGGTATCGGTTCCCTGTGGGAGAAGATGCAGCGTCGCTTCCGGAAACCATGCCTGTGTCAGCGACACAAGGGCATCGCCCTCGGGGGCAGACAGCGTAACGCCTTTTTTGTTGAACTGCTCAAGGCTGTCGCCCTGGAAACGTGTGTCATCAGTGCGCACAACCGGGAAAATCGCGCTGTAGAACATGGGAGTGCTCCAGGCCACGGCGCGGGATGCCGGAATATCGGGCCACATGGGCGCACAGGTAACATCGAACCGTCCTGCCTTCAGGGCCTCGGTCCAGCCTGACCAGGAATGCTCCTCCATCCATTCAGTCTTCAGGCCTGCACGCTTGCCGACTTCTTCCATCATGTCGACAGTGAATCCTGACAGCCTGTCGGTATTCGGGTCGCGGTAGATGAAGGGTGGAAAGACGTAATAACCGCAACGCAGCATTCCGGTGCGGATGATGCGATCGAAGACGGGTTCTTTCTGGTCCGCTGCGAAGGCGGGCATGGTGAAAAGCAGTGCGAGAGCGAAAAACACAGATCTCAAGACTTCCTCCGTCTGTCTGGACGTTTTCCGGACTCACCGGAAAATATCACGGTTTCTGTTCCGCAACCAGTCACACCGGGCTTCCTGCATATGGGGCAAGAATCTGTCAGCCTTTTCCCGGAAAACCCGCCCTGAGCCAGTCAGGCAGGTCACGGATGCTGGACAGGACCGGGAACTCCATCTCCGGATTGTCCACACGCTCGTGGACCCAGTCTGTGATATAGGGGATATGGACAGCACGACCACCGGCCTTCAGGACCGGCAGGATGTCCGAGCGCACGGAATTGCCTACCATCATAAAACCGGGGCCATCGACACTGTGCCGCTGCATGATCTTCTGATAGGTCGCCATGTCTTTTTCCGAGACAATCTCGATGCGGGGAAACATATCGGCCAGCCCCGAACGGGCGATCTTGCCTTCCTGGTCGAACAGATCGCCCTTGGTGATAATCATCAGCGGATAATCGCCCGCAATTCTTTCCAGGGTCTCACGGACCCCGTCCAGAAGTTCCACAGGATGGTCCAGCATGGCCTTGCCATAGTCCAGCAGCGTCCGGATATCTGCGGATGAAATCCGGCCTTCCGTGGCCTCGACCGCGGTTTCGATCATGGACAGGGTAAAGCCCTTGATGCCATAGCCGAACCGCTTCAGGTTCCGGATTTCCATATCCTCAAGGCGTTTCCCCAGTCCTTCGATGCTGTCCATGTAGGGGACCAGCAGGTCGCAGAACTGTTTCTGCGTCAGGGAAAACACGGGATGATTGTGCCACAGGGTATCGTCGGCATCAAAAGCCAGTGTTTTTATCATTTATTACGGTCCCTTGTTTTGTCCCCCCGGCCCGAAGGCCGGGATGACAGAATATGAGGCGTCACCTGGTTTGGCCATAAAAAACCCCATCCCGGAGACCGGGATGGGGCATGATTTACTGTATACAGGAACCTACTTCGTAATTTTGGCGACCACTCCGGCTCCTACGGTGCGGCCACCTTCGCGGATGGCGAAACGGAGGCCTTCGTCCATGGCGATGGGGGCGATGAGTTCGACGTCGACGGAGACGTTGTCACCGGGCATGACCATTTCGGTCCCTGCGGGCAGGTGGACCACGCCGGTCACGTCGGTGGTGCGGAAGTAGAACTGCGGCCGGTAGTTGGTAAAGAACGGGGTATGCCGTCCGCCTTCTTCCTTGGTGAGGATGTACGCCTCGGCCTTGAAGTGCGTATGCGGGGTGATCGAGCCGGGCTTTGCCAGCACCTGGCCGCGCTCCACGTCCTCGCGCTTCGTGCCGCGCAGCAGTGCGCCGATGTTGTCCCCGGCCTCTCCCTGGTCCAGAAGCTTGCGGAACATTTCCACGCCGGTCATGATCGTCTTCTGCGTCGGACGCAGGCCCACGATCTCCACTTCCTCGCCCACCTTGATGATGCCGCGTTCCACACGGCCTGTGACCACGGTGCCACGGCCGGAGATGGAGAACACGTCCTCGATCGGCATCAGGAACGGCTTGTCCTTCGGACGTTCGGGCTGCGGAATGTTCGCGTCCACCGCGTCCATCAGCTTCAGGATCGCCTGCTCGCCCAGCTCCGGATTCCTGTCTTCCAGCGCGCACAGGGCCGAGCCGCGGATGATCGGAATCTTGTCGCCCGGGAACTGGTAGCTGGTCAGAAGCTCGCGCACTTCCATCTCCACCAGGTCCACAAGCTCGGCGTCCGCCATGTCCATCTTGTTCAGGAACACCACCAGCGCCGGAACGCCCACCTGGCGGGCCAGCAGG
Above is a genomic segment from Pseudomonadota bacterium containing:
- a CDS encoding haloacid dehalogenase-like hydrolase; protein product: MKSIAFFDFDGTLVRKDTLLFFLAGVVGWPVVVWAFVRATCGVLTGQRGELDLRTRIKERLLRHTLAGVPLERTHPAAESLKTRMQWLEPQVQALLRHKAMGHRIVIATGALRLYMPG
- a CDS encoding DEAD/DEAH box helicase, producing the protein MGYAQPTPIQAQAIPQVLQGRDVLGCAQTGTGKTASFTLPMIDILASGRARARMPRSLILEPTRELAAQVAQNFESFGKYHKLSMVLLVGGESFTDQVKKLERGVDVLIATPGRMIDLFERGNILLNDIKILVIDEADRMLDMGFIPDIERIVGLLPRMRQTLFFSATMAPEIRRLTDAFLQNPKEITVAPPASTTASVTQGLAIVDVMDKREALRHLLRTESVKNAFVFCNRKRDVAVVYRSLRRHGFKAGELHGDMPQHRRNETLDAFRKGEIDIMVCSDVAARGIDIADVSHVFNFDVPIHAEDYVHRIGRTGRAGKEGRALSLATPLDGKHVEAITKLIGKDIPRIQIEGMSLPDFVSEEDARTMARGGRRPVRRPVPVRKDDQPVAGQPEAGAPPARRPSRHRLPRDSRPVRPSGEQPDHRQHRRRGRDEDDAGTAPVTGFGEQVPAFLLRTFKSLAPAVPRPEPEQPVDTDNPASGNRNGTLQDHGH
- a CDS encoding (2Fe-2S) ferredoxin domain-containing protein, with protein sequence MATDPLPYYRAHVFCCTNVRPEGHPRGSCGSAGSEALRNYVKARAKELGLEGVRVNSCGCLDRCELGPVMVIYPEGVWYKYTTREDVDEILTSRLVQGQRVERLMLRPEDSSAKSPKS
- the mnmE gene encoding tRNA uridine-5-carboxymethylaminomethyl(34) synthesis GTPase MnmE, with translation MSEDTIFALASGQGRAGVAVFRLSGPHAVAAAEHLSGKALPPARTAALRTLRDPAGGEVLDHALVIFFPGPNSFTGEDVVEFHTHGGRAVTTAVVEVLSRLPGLRLAEPGEFSRRAFENGKMDLTAVEGIADLVDAETAAQRRQALRQMEGELGRLYGQWREKLLRALAWCEAYLDFPDEGLPPEVAEKVWASVADVRQAIQTHLDDDHRGERLRDGFSVAIVGAPNAGKSSLLNALARREAAIVSAQAGTTRDVIEVHLDLGGFPVIMADTAGLRESGDTIEGEGIRRALARAGQADLKLAVFDVAMPLDEATLALVDGNTLPVLNKTDAVQNQLPRTVSGQPAFPVSVQTGEGMATLLKILEKAVAARLEGQGGPPLTRTRHRAALEDCVAALARAGEARLPELAAEDLRLAVRHIGRITGHADVEEVLDIIFRDFCIGK
- a CDS encoding zinc ABC transporter substrate-binding protein; this encodes MIRFLICLAAVFLLVLPVRAADRPYIVTTTAQVADMVRAIAGDHVTVEHLMGEGVDPHLYRLTRSDTAKMLKADAVFCNGLLLEGKMTDALQRMADSGRKVFCLGDGIDKSRLTSPPEFAGHHDPHIWMDASLWASAIPFVQQSVETILPDMDRELAAGAAAYWKKLSDLDSHARKTLATIPTQARILVTAHDAFGYLGRAYGLEVRGIQGISTDSEAGLKQIEDLVTLLVEKKIPAVFVETSVSDRTVRALVEGARARGHNVRIGGTLYSDALGAPGTCEGTYAGMIDHNVRTIAQALGGPAVRDGFAACP
- a CDS encoding ATP-binding cassette domain-containing protein, whose amino-acid sequence is MLTVRNVHKSFDERSILRGIDLDIAPGQVTCVIGPSGTGKTTLLRALALLDYPDKGTVAIEGREFSFPLKKGEVIQAPWPYVTVVFQSLFLWPHLTLRENILLPARNHNSNAEKDLQDLIALFEMDHFINSYPNQASVGQRQRVALARALILNPRYILLDEITSALDVEQTARILSKLAHLKERSIGIFLITHHIAFARHAADQVIFMCDGKVEARGDAALLTRPDNERLKKFLTQADFEEV
- a CDS encoding transporter substrate-binding domain-containing protein → MFFALALLFTMPAFAADQKEPVFDRIIRTGMLRCGYYVFPPFIYRDPNTDRLSGFTVDMMEEVGKRAGLKTEWMEEHSWSGWTEALKAGRFDVTCAPMWPDIPASRAVAWSTPMFYSAIFPVVRTDDTRFQGDSLEQFNKKGVTLSAPEGDALVSLTQAWFPEATLHLLPQGTDTGSFGLQLATRKADALLWDDNGVYQFNKSSETKIRPVARSTPVKIQAFSLAVDRNEMVLKAFLDDIIRDLLNDGTMDRLMRKWEPEPGKTWLRVASPYKDSP
- a CDS encoding HAD family hydrolase; protein product: MIKTLAFDADDTLWHNHPVFSLTQKQFCDLLVPYMDSIEGLGKRLEDMEIRNLKRFGYGIKGFTLSMIETAVEATEGRISSADIRTLLDYGKAMLDHPVELLDGVRETLERIAGDYPLMIITKGDLFDQEGKIARSGLADMFPRIEIVSEKDMATYQKIMQRHSVDGPGFMMVGNSVRSDILPVLKAGGRAVHIPYITDWVHERVDNPEMEFPVLSSIRDLPDWLRAGFPGKG
- the tuf gene encoding elongation factor Tu yields the protein MTKTKFERTKPHCNIGTIGHVDHGKTSLTAAITKVLAKKGQAEYRAYDQIDKAPEERERGITISTAHVEYETDKRHYAHVDCPGHADYVKNMITGAAQMDGAILVVSAADGPMPQTREHILLARQVGVPALVVFLNKMDMADAELVDLVEMEVRELLTSYQFPGDKIPIIRGSALCALEDRNPELGEQAILKLMDAVDANIPQPERPKDKPFLMPIEDVFSISGRGTVVTGRVERGIIKVGEEVEIVGLRPTQKTIMTGVEMFRKLLDQGEAGDNIGALLRGTKREDVERGQVLAKPGSITPHTHFKAEAYILTKEEGGRHTPFFTNYRPQFYFRTTDVTGVVHLPAGTEMVMPGDNVSVDVELIAPIAMDEGLRFAIREGGRTVGAGVVAKITK